From a single Microbacterium murale genomic region:
- a CDS encoding ABC transporter permease: MSAVVEQQIEDAAPRRRVGRHATLVLGLSLTGLVVLLAVVSLVWLPYPPADISGGRLEAPSAAHLLGTDKLGRDLFTQLMIGARIALLVGIGSVALAAALGVLIGLIAAFARPWVDDSLSATLDVVIAFPVLLLAMLVVAVQGASLWSAILAIGLAMSAVVARLTRILARRVLQEQFITAARTSGTRWHGIVLFHVLPNIAPTLGVNLALQFGAAVLAEASLSYLGLGAPPPNASWGRLLQEAQGTVLTAPVGAIAPGIALVTLVLGVNFVADGLRDFIDPTRRRQR, encoded by the coding sequence ATGAGCGCCGTCGTCGAACAGCAGATCGAGGATGCTGCGCCCCGGCGCCGCGTCGGCCGTCACGCGACCCTCGTGCTCGGGCTCTCCCTCACCGGGCTCGTCGTGCTCCTGGCCGTCGTGTCACTCGTCTGGCTGCCGTACCCGCCCGCCGACATCAGTGGCGGACGGCTGGAAGCCCCCAGCGCCGCGCATCTGCTCGGCACCGACAAGCTCGGGCGCGACCTGTTCACACAGCTCATGATCGGCGCACGCATCGCCCTGCTCGTCGGGATCGGCTCCGTCGCCCTCGCCGCTGCGCTCGGTGTGCTCATCGGTCTCATCGCCGCGTTCGCACGGCCATGGGTGGACGACTCGCTCTCCGCCACACTCGATGTCGTGATCGCCTTCCCCGTCCTGCTGCTCGCGATGCTCGTCGTGGCCGTGCAGGGCGCCTCGCTGTGGTCGGCGATCCTGGCGATCGGTCTCGCGATGTCCGCGGTCGTGGCCAGGCTCACCCGCATCCTCGCGCGCCGCGTCCTGCAGGAGCAGTTCATCACCGCTGCGCGCACGAGCGGCACGCGCTGGCACGGCATCGTCCTGTTCCACGTGCTTCCCAACATCGCCCCCACGCTCGGCGTGAACCTCGCCCTGCAGTTCGGTGCGGCAGTGCTGGCAGAGGCGAGCCTGTCGTACCTCGGACTCGGCGCACCGCCCCCGAACGCATCGTGGGGTCGCCTCCTGCAGGAGGCGCAGGGCACCGTGCTCACCGCTCCGGTCGGCGCGATCGCGCCCGGCATCGCGCTGGTCACGCTCGTGCT
- a CDS encoding ABC transporter permease: MLPYLLRRLAFLVVSLVVAMIVIFVLLRLLPGDPANALLSVDATPEQIAAAQAQVGSDQPLAQQFFTWAGQMLRFDLGDSYISTLPVAPEIASRLLITLPLTLLAFTLALVISVVVGITAAVKSDRWYGSVLSGFSQLGIAVPVFWVGIILVWTFALGLGILPSGGFPRDDWEDPAEALRALILPVITIALVMSASLARYVRAATLDVLGSDYLRTARAGGSGLGEALLRHGLRNGAVPVVAILGIELSTTLLGAVVVESVFSLPGLGSMLLTGIEQHDFANIQGVLVVSTLFVLLVGFVADIGQRLIDPRLRGSVAGNR, from the coding sequence ATGCTCCCCTATCTCCTCCGTCGCCTTGCATTCCTCGTAGTGTCGCTCGTCGTCGCGATGATCGTGATCTTCGTACTGCTGCGCCTGCTGCCCGGTGACCCCGCGAACGCATTGCTGTCGGTGGATGCCACACCGGAGCAGATCGCGGCAGCGCAGGCGCAGGTGGGATCTGATCAGCCGCTCGCGCAGCAGTTCTTCACGTGGGCGGGTCAGATGCTGCGCTTCGACCTCGGCGACTCGTACATCAGCACTCTTCCGGTGGCGCCGGAGATCGCATCCCGCCTGCTGATCACCCTGCCGCTCACGCTGCTCGCGTTCACGCTGGCACTGGTGATCTCGGTCGTCGTGGGAATCACGGCCGCCGTCAAATCCGACCGCTGGTACGGCTCGGTGCTCTCCGGCTTCTCGCAGCTCGGCATCGCGGTGCCGGTGTTCTGGGTCGGCATCATCCTGGTCTGGACCTTCGCGCTCGGCCTCGGCATCCTCCCCTCCGGAGGCTTCCCGCGCGACGACTGGGAGGATCCGGCCGAAGCACTGCGCGCCCTCATCCTGCCGGTCATCACGATCGCGCTCGTCATGAGCGCCTCGCTGGCACGCTACGTCCGCGCGGCCACGCTCGACGTGCTCGGCAGTGACTATCTGCGCACCGCGAGGGCGGGCGGCTCCGGGCTGGGCGAAGCGCTGCTGCGACACGGACTGCGCAATGGCGCCGTGCCGGTCGTCGCCATCCTCGGCATCGAGCTGTCGACCACTCTGCTGGGAGCCGTCGTCGTCGAGAGCGTCTTCTCACTCCCCGGTCTCGGGAGCATGCTGCTGACGGGCATCGAACAGCACGACTTCGCGAACATCCAGGGCGTGCTCGTGGTCAGCACCCTCTTCGTGCTGCTCGTCGGCTTCGTCGCCGACATCGGCCAGCGCCTCATCGATCCTCGCCTTCGAGGCAGTGTGGCGGGCAACCGATGA